The Streptomyces sp. Mut1 genome window below encodes:
- a CDS encoding citrate synthase/methylcitrate synthase: MTTTTGGTPLDVPRGLAGVVVTDTALGDVRGREGFYHYRQYSAVELARTRSFEDVWYLMTEGELPAPAARADFAARTAALRVLPDAVRDALPAIARASAVSGPLSGLRTALSLLGASAGFRPVYDIDAPRRRADALAACAAVPTVLAALHRLGQGLDPVEPRADLPHAANYLYMLTGSVPDAARVRAVEQYLIATVDHGFNASTFTGRVVASTGADIAACLVAAVGALSGPLHGGAPSRALDTLDAIGTPDRIDGWIRERVLAGDRIMGFGHPVYRTEDPRSRMLRSIAQGFGGTLVDFAVEVERQVEAILAELKPGRELHTNVEFYAGVVMELCGLPREMFTPTFCAARVVGWSANILEQAEDSKIIRPAARYVGPPPPQPVPAV; encoded by the coding sequence ATGACGACCACGACCGGCGGAACACCGCTCGACGTCCCCCGAGGTCTCGCGGGTGTCGTCGTGACCGATACGGCCCTCGGGGACGTCCGGGGCCGCGAGGGCTTCTACCACTACCGCCAGTACTCGGCGGTCGAACTGGCGCGGACCCGCAGTTTCGAGGACGTCTGGTACCTCATGACCGAGGGCGAGCTGCCCGCTCCGGCGGCCCGCGCCGACTTCGCCGCCCGTACGGCCGCCCTGCGCGTCCTGCCCGACGCGGTACGCGACGCCCTGCCGGCCATAGCCCGCGCGAGCGCGGTGTCGGGCCCGCTGTCCGGGCTGCGCACGGCGCTCTCCCTGCTCGGGGCATCGGCCGGCTTCCGGCCGGTGTACGACATCGACGCGCCCCGGCGTCGCGCCGACGCCCTGGCCGCCTGCGCCGCAGTCCCCACCGTGCTGGCCGCCCTGCACCGCCTCGGCCAGGGACTCGACCCCGTGGAACCGCGCGCCGACCTGCCGCACGCGGCCAACTACCTCTACATGCTGACCGGTTCCGTGCCGGACGCGGCCCGGGTCAGGGCCGTCGAGCAGTATCTGATCGCCACCGTCGACCACGGATTCAACGCGTCGACCTTCACCGGACGGGTCGTCGCCTCGACCGGAGCGGACATCGCCGCCTGCTTGGTCGCCGCCGTCGGGGCACTCTCCGGCCCGCTGCACGGCGGTGCGCCCAGCCGCGCCCTCGACACCCTGGACGCGATCGGCACCCCCGACCGCATCGACGGCTGGATCCGCGAGCGGGTGCTCGCAGGCGACCGGATCATGGGCTTCGGCCACCCGGTCTACCGTACCGAGGACCCCCGCTCCCGCATGCTGCGGTCCATCGCCCAGGGCTTCGGCGGGACGCTGGTGGACTTCGCCGTCGAGGTGGAACGCCAGGTCGAGGCGATCCTCGCCGAACTCAAGCCGGGGCGCGAACTGCACACCAACGTGGAGTTCTACGCCGGAGTGGTCATGGAGCTGTGCGGGCTGCCGCGCGAGATGTTCACCCCGACCTTCTGCGCGGCGCGGGTCGTGGGCTGGAGCGCCAATATCCTGGAGCAGGCGGAGGACTCGAAGATCATCCGCCCGGCGGCCCGCTACGTCGGCCCGCCCCCGCCGCAGCCGGTCCCGGCAGTCTGA
- a CDS encoding LacI family DNA-binding transcriptional regulator translates to MTRRLAQVAQKVGVSEATVSRVLNGKPGVSDATRQAVLSALDVLGYERPTQLRGERARLVGLVLPELQNPIFPAFAEVVGGALAQQGLTPVLCTQTKGGVSEADYVELLLQQQVSGVVFAGGLYAQADAPHDHYKVLADRKIPVVLINAAIAHLGFPCVSCDDSVAVEQAWRHLVSLGHERIGLVLGPSDHMPSQRKLAAARVLAEESGTSIPDAWVTRAMFSLEGGQAAATRLLDDGVTGFICASDPLALGAVRAARRRGLSVPDDVSVVGYDDSAFMNCTEPPLTTVRQPIEAMGRAAVELLSVQIGGRAVPSDELLFEPELVVRGSTAQPPRGASR, encoded by the coding sequence ATGACGCGACGACTTGCTCAGGTGGCACAGAAGGTTGGAGTCAGCGAGGCCACGGTCAGCCGGGTGCTCAACGGCAAGCCGGGCGTTTCCGACGCCACGCGGCAGGCTGTTCTGTCCGCGCTCGATGTCCTCGGCTACGAACGGCCGACCCAGTTGCGCGGCGAACGGGCCCGGCTGGTGGGCCTCGTCCTGCCCGAACTGCAGAACCCGATCTTCCCCGCATTCGCCGAGGTGGTCGGCGGCGCGCTCGCGCAGCAGGGCCTCACCCCCGTCCTGTGCACCCAGACCAAGGGCGGGGTCTCCGAGGCGGACTACGTCGAACTGCTCCTGCAGCAGCAGGTCTCGGGCGTGGTCTTCGCCGGTGGCCTCTACGCCCAGGCCGACGCCCCGCACGACCACTACAAGGTGCTGGCCGACCGCAAGATCCCCGTCGTCCTGATCAACGCGGCCATCGCCCACCTCGGCTTCCCCTGCGTCTCCTGCGACGACTCCGTGGCCGTCGAGCAGGCCTGGCGCCACCTGGTCTCGCTGGGCCACGAGCGCATCGGGCTGGTGCTCGGCCCCTCGGACCACATGCCCTCGCAGCGCAAGCTGGCCGCCGCCCGCGTGCTCGCCGAGGAGTCCGGCACGAGCATCCCGGACGCGTGGGTGACCCGGGCCATGTTCTCGCTGGAGGGCGGGCAGGCCGCCGCCACGCGGCTGCTGGACGACGGTGTCACCGGATTCATCTGCGCCAGCGACCCGCTCGCCCTGGGAGCCGTCCGCGCGGCCCGGCGGCGGGGCCTCTCGGTGCCGGACGACGTGTCCGTCGTGGGGTACGACGACTCGGCCTTCATGAACTGCACCGAGCCGCCGCTCACCACCGTCCGCCAGCCGATCGAGGCCATGGGCCGGGCCGCGGTCGAGCTGCTCTCCGTGCAGATCGGCGGGCGTGCGGTGCCCTCGGACGAGCTGCTCTTCGAACCGGAACTCGTTGTTCGAGGCTCCACGGCCCAGCCTCCGCGCGGTGCTTCCCGCTGA
- a CDS encoding response regulator, producing MTARVVVADDQAVVREGIVMLLGLLPGIEVVGSAKDGEEAVAQVAEHAPDVVLMDLRMPRCDGVEATRRIREQFPGTQVVVLTTFEDDDSLFPALRAGARGYLTKDAGGDEIVRAVQAVLSGEAGFSPTVQARLLEQLTEGPPPPDGHGEPKLPDGMTPREAEVLVLIAEGMSNADIARSLHISQATVKSHINNLFAKAGLRDRAQAVRYAYVRRLVRPPGRSFT from the coding sequence GTGACGGCGCGGGTGGTGGTTGCCGACGATCAGGCGGTGGTCCGGGAGGGAATCGTGATGCTGCTCGGCCTGCTGCCGGGCATCGAGGTGGTCGGTTCGGCGAAGGACGGGGAGGAAGCGGTCGCCCAGGTGGCCGAGCACGCGCCGGACGTGGTCCTCATGGACCTGCGGATGCCCCGCTGCGACGGGGTGGAGGCGACACGGCGCATCAGGGAGCAGTTCCCCGGCACCCAGGTCGTGGTGCTCACGACGTTCGAGGACGACGACTCCCTCTTTCCGGCCCTCAGGGCGGGGGCGCGGGGATACCTCACGAAGGACGCGGGGGGCGACGAGATCGTGCGGGCTGTCCAGGCCGTGCTCTCCGGGGAGGCCGGGTTCTCGCCCACGGTGCAGGCCCGCCTGCTGGAACAGCTCACCGAGGGGCCGCCTCCGCCGGACGGCCACGGTGAGCCGAAGCTGCCGGACGGGATGACGCCCCGTGAGGCCGAGGTGCTGGTGCTGATCGCCGAAGGGATGTCCAACGCGGACATCGCCCGCAGCCTCCACATCTCGCAGGCCACGGTGAAGAGCCACATCAACAACCTCTTCGCCAAGGCGGGGCTCCGCGACCGGGCCCAGGCGGTGCGCTATGCGTACGTTCGGCGACTTGTACGTCCGCCCGGGAGAAGCTTCACCTGA
- a CDS encoding DUF485 domain-containing protein, which produces MRLDDPWDDASASGWEELDGAGGLAPARVPGPAAPRDGHSAADIYLEVQRSEAFQEVRRRYRRFVVPATVAFLVWYLAYVVTAVTAPGLMARPVAGAVNVAMVAGLGQFLTTFLLTGAYARHARLRRDRAALDLRWETQEMTRGAGR; this is translated from the coding sequence ATGCGGCTCGATGACCCGTGGGACGACGCGTCGGCCTCCGGATGGGAGGAGCTGGACGGCGCGGGCGGTCTCGCGCCCGCCCGGGTGCCTGGGCCGGCCGCACCGAGGGACGGCCACAGCGCGGCGGACATCTATCTGGAGGTGCAGCGCAGCGAGGCCTTCCAGGAGGTGCGCCGCCGCTACCGGCGCTTCGTCGTCCCCGCCACCGTCGCCTTCCTCGTCTGGTACCTCGCCTATGTCGTCACCGCGGTCACCGCGCCGGGGCTGATGGCGAGGCCGGTGGCCGGGGCGGTCAATGTGGCGATGGTCGCCGGGCTCGGTCAGTTCCTGACGACGTTCCTGCTCACGGGGGCGTACGCACGGCACGCGCGGTTGCGCCGGGACCGGGCCGCGCTCGACCTGCGCTGGGAGACCCAGGAGATGACGCGGGGGGCCGGGCGGTGA
- a CDS encoding citrate synthase, whose amino-acid sequence MTDQSGADEARPGTAGERLTTRETAERLGVKPETVYAYVSRRQLNSSREPGGRGSTFDAAEVDALARRTGRREPPSPAGEPSVRTGITLITGERYYFRGVDAAELATRHSYEEVAEWLWTGELRPGVRFTAPAQTVSAARRAVGALPEHCGSTDRLRVAVVAAAAADPLRFDLSRAAVLGGARSLIPALVAALPTVGRERADGSGSGEAPDGLARQLWPKLTAREPDEASLAVLDTALGLLIDHDLAASTLAARVAASARAHPYAVVSAGLGVLEGPLHGAAGGLAHRMLAEVLERGGAAPVVADHLRAGRQVPGLGHRLYTGEDPRAQTLFGLLAHIPRAAPALAAARDVVATTARDATLYANVDLALAVLSVASDMPAEAGETVFAISRTAGWIAHALEEYGERPLRMRPSGHYTGPRPPQPLPVPDGVLTQ is encoded by the coding sequence ATGACGGACCAATCAGGGGCGGACGAGGCACGGCCGGGCACGGCGGGCGAGCGGCTCACCACGCGGGAAACGGCCGAGCGCCTCGGCGTGAAGCCCGAGACGGTGTACGCCTATGTCAGCCGCCGCCAGCTGAACAGCAGCCGTGAGCCGGGCGGGCGCGGCAGCACGTTCGACGCGGCGGAGGTCGACGCGCTGGCGCGGCGGACGGGACGCAGGGAGCCGCCCTCCCCCGCCGGTGAGCCCTCCGTCCGTACCGGTATCACCCTCATCACCGGTGAGCGGTACTACTTCCGGGGGGTGGACGCGGCGGAGCTGGCCACGCGCCATTCGTACGAGGAGGTCGCCGAGTGGCTGTGGACCGGTGAGCTGCGGCCGGGCGTGCGTTTCACCGCTCCGGCGCAGACCGTGTCCGCCGCCCGCCGGGCGGTCGGCGCGCTGCCGGAGCACTGCGGGTCAACGGACCGGCTACGGGTGGCGGTCGTGGCCGCCGCTGCCGCCGACCCGCTGCGTTTCGACCTGTCGCGCGCGGCGGTGCTCGGGGGTGCGCGAAGCCTGATCCCCGCGCTGGTCGCGGCGTTGCCGACGGTGGGCCGGGAGCGGGCGGACGGCAGCGGCAGCGGGGAAGCCCCGGACGGCTTGGCCCGTCAACTGTGGCCGAAACTCACCGCACGTGAGCCCGACGAGGCGTCACTGGCCGTCCTGGACACCGCGCTCGGCCTCCTGATCGACCACGATCTGGCCGCCTCCACGCTGGCGGCGAGGGTCGCCGCCTCCGCGCGCGCTCATCCGTACGCGGTGGTCTCGGCGGGTCTCGGCGTGCTGGAAGGCCCCCTGCACGGCGCGGCCGGCGGGCTGGCGCACCGCATGCTGGCGGAGGTTCTGGAGCGCGGCGGCGCGGCCCCGGTGGTCGCGGACCATCTGCGGGCCGGCCGCCAGGTGCCCGGACTCGGCCATCGGCTGTACACCGGCGAGGACCCCCGCGCGCAGACCCTGTTCGGCCTGCTGGCACACATCCCCCGGGCGGCTCCGGCCCTGGCCGCCGCCCGTGACGTGGTCGCGACCACCGCACGGGACGCGACCCTGTACGCCAACGTCGACCTGGCCCTGGCCGTTCTCTCGGTCGCCTCGGACATGCCCGCGGAGGCGGGAGAGACCGTGTTCGCGATCTCCCGTACGGCGGGCTGGATCGCGCATGCACTGGAGGAGTACGGGGAACGCCCGCTGCGGATGCGTCCCAGCGGGCACTACACGGGACCCCGGCCGCCCCAGCCGCTCCCCGTACCGGATGGGGTACTCACGCAATAG
- a CDS encoding DNA gyrase/topoisomerase IV subunit A, with protein sequence MARRSTKTPPPVDFEEKILDIDVVDEMQGSFLEYAYSVIYSRALPDARDGMKPVHRRIVYQMNEMGLRPDRGFVKCARVVGEVMGKLHPHGDASIYDALVRMAQPFSMRLPLVDGHGNFGSLGNDDPPAAMRYTECRMADATSLMTESIDEETVAFQSNYDGQEQEPVVLPAAYPNLLVNGTTGIAVGMATNMPPHNLGEVIAAARHLIKHPGADLETLMRFVPGPDLPTGGRIVGLGGIKDAYARGRGTFKIRATAVVENVTPRRKGLVVTELPFTVGPEKVISKIKDLVSAKKLQGIADVKDLTDRSHGLRLVIEIKNGFVPEAVLEQLYKLTPMEESFGINNVALVDGQPLTLGLKELLEVYLDHRFEVVRRRSEFRRTKRRNRLHLVEGLLVALVDIDEVIRLIRSSDNSAQAKERLIERFALSEIQTQYILDTPLRRLTRFDRIELESEQDRLNAEIAELTSILDSDTELRKLVSSELAAVAKKFGTARRTVLLESAGAQVASVPLEVADDPCRVLLSSTGLLARTANDDPIVFAEGAKRSKHDVIVSAVPATARGDIGLVTSGGRLLRLPVIDLPQLPDTHAAPSLSGGAMIGEFLTLEADEEIVCLTTLDEESPGLAIGTLQGVVKRVVPDYPANKDELEVITLKDGDRIVGAAELRTGEEDLVFITSDAQLLRYPAAQVRPQGRPAGGMAGVKLAAGARVLSFAAVDPAADGAVFTVAGSHGTLDDSVLTCKLTPFDQYPRKGRATGGVRCQRFLKGEDVLVFAWAGTTPARAAQKNGAPASLPEPDPRRDGSGTPLPSPVAVIAGPV encoded by the coding sequence ATGGCCCGCCGCAGCACGAAGACCCCGCCGCCGGTCGACTTCGAGGAGAAGATCCTCGACATCGACGTCGTCGACGAAATGCAGGGCTCCTTCCTCGAGTACGCGTACTCGGTGATCTACTCACGGGCCCTGCCGGACGCCCGTGACGGCATGAAGCCGGTGCACCGCCGCATCGTCTACCAGATGAACGAGATGGGCCTGCGCCCGGACCGCGGCTTCGTGAAGTGCGCCCGGGTGGTCGGCGAAGTCATGGGCAAGCTGCACCCGCACGGCGACGCGTCGATCTACGACGCGCTGGTGCGGATGGCCCAGCCGTTCTCGATGCGCCTCCCCCTGGTCGACGGCCACGGCAACTTCGGCTCGCTGGGCAACGACGACCCGCCGGCCGCCATGCGGTACACCGAGTGCCGGATGGCCGACGCGACCTCGCTGATGACGGAGTCGATCGACGAGGAGACGGTCGCCTTCCAGTCGAACTACGACGGTCAGGAGCAGGAGCCGGTCGTCCTCCCGGCCGCCTACCCCAACCTCCTGGTCAACGGCACGACCGGGATCGCGGTCGGCATGGCGACCAACATGCCGCCGCACAACCTGGGCGAGGTCATCGCCGCGGCCCGGCACCTGATCAAGCATCCGGGCGCGGACCTGGAGACCCTGATGCGGTTCGTCCCGGGCCCCGACCTGCCGACCGGCGGGCGCATCGTGGGCCTCGGCGGCATCAAGGACGCGTACGCCAGGGGCCGCGGCACGTTCAAGATCCGCGCGACGGCCGTCGTGGAGAACGTCACGCCGCGCCGCAAGGGCCTGGTCGTCACCGAACTGCCCTTCACCGTCGGTCCGGAGAAGGTGATCTCCAAGATCAAGGACCTGGTCTCGGCGAAGAAGCTCCAGGGCATCGCCGACGTCAAGGACCTCACCGACCGCTCGCACGGCCTGCGCCTGGTCATCGAGATCAAGAACGGCTTCGTGCCGGAGGCGGTGCTGGAGCAGCTCTACAAGCTGACGCCGATGGAGGAGTCCTTCGGTATCAACAACGTGGCCCTGGTCGACGGCCAGCCGCTCACGCTGGGCCTCAAGGAGCTGCTGGAGGTCTATCTCGACCACCGCTTCGAGGTGGTGCGCCGGCGCAGCGAGTTCCGCCGGACCAAGCGCCGCAACCGTCTGCACCTGGTCGAGGGTCTGCTGGTCGCCCTGGTCGACATCGACGAGGTCATCCGGCTCATCCGGTCGAGCGACAATTCGGCGCAGGCGAAGGAGCGGCTCATCGAGCGCTTCGCGCTGAGCGAGATCCAGACGCAGTACATCCTGGACACACCGCTGCGCAGGCTGACCCGGTTCGACCGGATCGAGCTGGAGAGCGAGCAGGACCGGCTGAACGCCGAGATCGCCGAGCTGACGTCGATCCTCGATTCGGACACCGAGCTGCGCAAGCTGGTCTCCTCGGAACTGGCCGCGGTCGCCAAGAAGTTCGGCACCGCCCGGCGCACGGTGCTGCTGGAGTCGGCCGGCGCGCAGGTCGCTTCGGTGCCGCTGGAGGTGGCGGACGACCCGTGCCGGGTGCTGCTGTCCTCGACCGGTCTGCTGGCGCGTACGGCCAACGACGACCCGATCGTCTTCGCCGAGGGTGCCAAGCGGTCCAAGCACGACGTGATCGTCTCCGCGGTGCCGGCGACGGCACGCGGTGACATCGGCCTGGTGACGTCCGGCGGGCGGCTGCTGCGGCTGCCGGTGATCGATCTGCCGCAGCTGCCGGACACGCACGCGGCGCCCAGTCTGTCGGGCGGCGCGATGATCGGGGAGTTCCTGACGCTGGAGGCGGACGAGGAGATCGTCTGTCTCACCACGCTCGACGAGGAGTCACCCGGCCTGGCCATCGGCACGTTGCAGGGCGTCGTGAAGCGCGTGGTGCCGGACTATCCGGCCAACAAGGACGAGCTGGAGGTCATCACCCTCAAGGACGGTGACCGGATCGTCGGCGCGGCCGAGCTGCGGACCGGTGAGGAGGACCTCGTCTTCATCACCTCGGACGCGCAGCTGCTGCGCTACCCGGCCGCGCAGGTACGTCCCCAGGGCCGGCCGGCCGGCGGTATGGCGGGCGTCAAGCTGGCGGCGGGTGCGCGGGTGCTCTCGTTCGCCGCGGTGGACCCGGCGGCGGACGGCGCGGTGTTCACGGTCGCGGGTTCGCACGGCACGCTGGACGACTCGGTGCTGACATGCAAGCTGACCCCGTTCGACCAGTATCCGCGCAAGGGCCGGGCGACCGGTGGGGTGCGCTGCCAGCGGTTCCTGAAGGGCGAGGACGTGCTGGTGTTCGCCTGGGCGGGGACGACTCCGGCCAGGGCGGCGCAGAAGAACGGCGCCCCGGCCTCGCTGCCCGAGCCCGATCCGCGGCGCGACGGTTCGGGGACGCCGCTGCCGAGCCCGGTCGCGGTGATCGCCGGCCCGGTGTAG
- a CDS encoding CobW family GTP-binding protein, whose product MSPSSPRSPQIPVVVLAGFLGSGKTTLLNHLLRHRAGNRIGVVVNDFGAIEIDAMTVSGQVGSTVSLGGGCLCCAVDASELDTYLETLTRPAARLDVIVIEASGLAEPQELVRMILASDNPHIVYGGLVEVVDAAEFEATRQRHPEIDRHLAVADLVVLNKTDRAGDAECARIRQAVTDSGSTAAVVPATYGRIDPELLLDAALRPDGDEKARQLTFEDLYLEERAEEDGHGDHLHTAYESVDFASDAPMDPRRLMGFLDSRPEGLYRIKGYVGFGAGDPDNAYGVHAVGRFLRFTPRPWTRGEPKRTHLVLIGSGIDAPALRKELESCRTTEEPGGPGTGPGAPGVGTPGPETPQDAAHERAMWGVLRYVQQPGDDAA is encoded by the coding sequence TTGAGCCCGTCGTCGCCCCGCAGCCCACAGATCCCGGTCGTCGTCCTCGCGGGATTCCTGGGATCCGGCAAGACGACGCTGCTCAACCACCTCCTGCGGCACCGCGCGGGGAACCGGATCGGCGTCGTCGTCAACGACTTCGGGGCCATCGAGATCGACGCCATGACCGTCTCCGGACAGGTCGGCTCGACCGTCTCGCTGGGCGGTGGCTGCCTGTGCTGCGCGGTCGACGCGAGCGAACTGGACACGTATCTGGAGACCCTCACCCGGCCCGCCGCCCGGCTCGACGTCATCGTCATCGAGGCGAGCGGGCTCGCGGAGCCGCAGGAACTCGTCCGGATGATCCTCGCCAGCGACAACCCGCACATCGTGTACGGGGGACTGGTCGAGGTGGTCGACGCCGCGGAGTTCGAGGCCACCCGGCAGCGCCACCCGGAGATCGACCGCCATCTCGCGGTGGCCGACCTCGTCGTGCTGAACAAGACGGACCGGGCCGGGGACGCGGAGTGCGCCCGCATCCGGCAGGCCGTCACCGACAGCGGCAGCACCGCGGCGGTCGTCCCCGCCACCTACGGGCGGATCGACCCGGAACTGCTCCTCGACGCGGCGCTGCGCCCGGACGGGGACGAGAAGGCGCGCCAGCTCACCTTCGAGGACCTGTACCTGGAGGAGCGCGCCGAGGAGGACGGCCACGGCGACCATCTGCACACGGCGTACGAGAGCGTCGACTTCGCCTCCGACGCGCCGATGGACCCCCGCCGGCTGATGGGCTTCCTCGACTCACGGCCCGAAGGCCTGTACCGGATCAAGGGCTACGTCGGCTTCGGCGCGGGCGACCCGGACAACGCCTACGGGGTGCACGCCGTAGGCAGGTTCCTGCGCTTCACCCCCAGGCCCTGGACGCGCGGCGAGCCGAAGCGGACCCATCTCGTCCTGATCGGCTCCGGCATCGACGCGCCGGCCCTGCGCAAGGAACTGGAGAGCTGCCGCACGACGGAGGAGCCGGGCGGCCCCGGCACCGGCCCGGGAGCGCCCGGCGTGGGAACACCTGGCCCGGAAACGCCGCAGGACGCCGCACACGAGCGAGCCATGTGGGGCGTCCTGCGGTACGTGCAACAGCCCGGCGACGACGCCGCGTAG
- a CDS encoding solute symporter family protein — protein MSGHHQTLALLLFSVFIAVTLAITTWVSRNRHGSAEEFYAGGRLFSPMENGFAIAGDYMSAASFLGISGLIALFGYDGMLYSVGFLVAWLVVLLLVAELVRNCGRFTLADVVAARMAERPVRIAAGTSSVTVSVLYLVAQMVGAGSLVALLLGGTSGAARSWTVIGVGALMVVYVSLGGMRATTWIQIVKAVLLMAGTVTLTVLVLVHFHGNINELLHSAAGHSGYGKDFLSPGLRYGGSWTARIDFISLGLALVLGTAGLPHILSRFYTVPTARAARRSVVWSIGLIGSFYLMTIVLGFGAAALVGTADVRESNPAGNTAVPLLAMVLGGGEGSTGGTILFAVVAAVAFATILAVVAGITLASSASVAHDLYASLKRPGGKQHSEVAVARVAAAGIGVAAIGLGLLAQDLNVAFLVGLAFAVAASANLPVLLYSLFWRNFTTRGAVWSVYGGLIPAILLVLLSPVVSGSPASLFPGADFQVFPLENPGLVSIPLGFLAGWIGTVTAGEPPDAAKHAEIEVRAMTGAGAV, from the coding sequence GTGAGCGGCCACCATCAGACACTGGCGCTGCTGCTGTTCAGCGTCTTCATCGCGGTCACTCTCGCCATCACGACCTGGGTGAGCCGCAACAGGCACGGATCGGCCGAGGAGTTCTACGCCGGTGGCCGGCTGTTCTCCCCGATGGAGAACGGTTTCGCCATCGCGGGCGACTACATGTCGGCAGCCTCCTTCCTGGGCATCTCCGGTCTGATCGCGCTCTTCGGCTACGACGGCATGCTCTACTCGGTCGGCTTCCTGGTCGCCTGGCTGGTCGTCCTGCTGCTCGTGGCGGAACTCGTGCGCAACTGCGGGCGGTTCACCCTCGCCGACGTGGTGGCGGCCCGGATGGCGGAGCGCCCGGTCCGCATCGCGGCGGGGACGTCCTCCGTCACCGTCTCCGTGCTCTACCTGGTGGCGCAGATGGTCGGCGCGGGCAGTCTGGTGGCCCTGCTCCTCGGCGGGACGAGCGGGGCGGCCCGGTCCTGGACCGTCATCGGCGTCGGGGCGCTCATGGTGGTGTACGTCTCGCTCGGCGGGATGCGCGCCACCACCTGGATCCAGATCGTCAAGGCCGTCCTGCTGATGGCCGGCACCGTCACGCTGACCGTGCTCGTCCTGGTCCACTTCCACGGAAACATCAACGAGTTGCTCCACTCCGCCGCCGGCCACAGCGGCTACGGCAAGGACTTCCTCTCGCCCGGCCTGCGGTACGGGGGGAGCTGGACGGCGCGTATCGACTTCATCAGCCTCGGTCTTGCCCTGGTACTGGGCACGGCGGGGCTGCCGCACATCCTGTCCCGCTTCTACACCGTGCCCACCGCCCGCGCGGCCAGGCGGTCGGTCGTCTGGTCCATCGGCCTCATCGGGAGCTTCTACCTGATGACGATCGTGCTGGGGTTCGGCGCGGCGGCGCTGGTCGGCACGGCCGACGTACGGGAGTCGAACCCCGCCGGGAACACGGCCGTTCCGCTGCTGGCCATGGTGCTCGGCGGGGGCGAGGGCTCCACCGGCGGGACGATCCTGTTCGCCGTGGTCGCCGCCGTCGCCTTCGCGACCATCCTCGCGGTCGTCGCCGGCATCACCCTCGCCTCGTCCGCGTCCGTCGCCCACGATCTGTACGCCTCGCTCAAGCGGCCCGGCGGCAAGCAGCACAGCGAGGTGGCCGTGGCCCGGGTGGCGGCGGCCGGCATCGGAGTGGCCGCCATCGGGCTGGGCCTGCTGGCGCAGGACCTCAACGTGGCGTTCCTGGTGGGCCTGGCCTTCGCGGTCGCCGCCTCGGCCAACCTCCCGGTGCTGCTCTACTCGTTGTTCTGGCGGAACTTCACCACGCGCGGCGCGGTCTGGTCGGTCTACGGCGGCCTGATTCCCGCCATCCTGCTCGTCCTGCTGTCCCCGGTCGTTTCCGGCAGCCCCGCCTCGCTCTTCCCCGGCGCCGACTTCCAGGTCTTCCCCCTGGAGAACCCCGGCCTGGTCTCCATCCCGCTGGGCTTCCTCGCCGGCTGGATCGGCACCGTCACCGCCGGCGAACCGCCAGACGCGGCCAAGCACGCGGAGATCGAGGTGCGCGCGATGACGGGGGCCGGCGCGGTGTGA